Proteins from one Streptomyces sp. NBC_00390 genomic window:
- a CDS encoding IPT/TIG domain-containing protein has translation MPTALSANTGPAAATSVSILGTGLLTATGVTFGAVGAGTGLAVVSDSQLTVTCPAHGAFGGASFDTVDCTVTTAGGTSISLGAPTQYTYYDVPTVTSLAPTSGAVGTDTTVTTPGGTSTPGRGTAYYTYLAAPAVGSLNPSSGPALGGTTVTITGSGLTYAEEVGFGSVPVPFTAVSDTQIIAVAPGGVPGPVTVVVSTPAGTTSGIPYQYVT, from the coding sequence GTGCCTACTGCTCTCAGCGCCAACACCGGCCCGGCGGCCGCCACTTCCGTGAGCATCCTCGGAACCGGCCTGCTGACCGCGACCGGGGTGACGTTCGGTGCCGTGGGCGCCGGCACCGGGCTGGCGGTCGTGTCGGACAGCCAGCTGACCGTCACCTGCCCCGCGCACGGCGCCTTCGGCGGTGCCAGCTTCGACACGGTGGACTGCACCGTGACCACCGCCGGTGGTACCAGCATCTCGCTCGGCGCCCCCACCCAGTACACCTACTACGACGTCCCGACCGTCACCAGCCTGGCTCCTACATCAGGGGCGGTCGGTACGGACACCACCGTCACCACGCCGGGCGGCACCAGCACGCCCGGGCGGGGAACCGCGTACTACACGTACCTCGCGGCTCCGGCCGTCGGCAGTCTCAACCCCTCATCAGGCCCTGCCCTCGGCGGGACCACCGTCACCATCACCGGCAGCGGCCTGACCTACGCCGAGGAAGTGGGCTTCGGGAGCGTTCCGGTACCGTTCACCGCGGTCTCCGACACGCAGATCATCGCCGTCGCCCCCGGAGGGGTGCCGGGCCCGGTGACAGTTGTCGTGAGCACCCCGGCCGGCACCACCTCGGGCATCCCCTACCAGTACGTCACCTGA